A region of Chitinophaga horti DNA encodes the following proteins:
- a CDS encoding ABC transporter permease gives MLATFLHSFQSEWLKKRRSAAAWLTIAGSGLIPAILLIARFTKYKELAAANQSPQVWDTLYGNAWQFMAVLLLPMGVILATSLITQLEFRNNTWKQLFATPTPYAITFFAKLSVILLMLLQFFILFNLGIYLNGVLPALLPGVDYPAAAFPFSTFLAGSGKFLLASLPIITLQYLLSLQFKNFLVPVGVGFGLYVASMIAVSWKYGYLLPYIYNIRSLQGRELAGNTGANIYHFAAGYALIFLVLSFVLYLHKKEKG, from the coding sequence ATGCTAGCAACCTTCCTACACAGCTTCCAGAGCGAATGGCTCAAGAAACGCCGCAGCGCAGCAGCCTGGCTGACCATCGCCGGCAGCGGACTCATTCCGGCCATCCTGCTCATTGCCCGTTTTACCAAATACAAAGAACTCGCCGCCGCGAATCAATCACCCCAGGTATGGGACACGCTTTACGGTAACGCCTGGCAGTTTATGGCAGTGCTGTTACTGCCCATGGGCGTTATCCTCGCCACCAGCCTCATCACGCAGCTCGAGTTCCGGAACAATACCTGGAAACAGCTATTCGCTACGCCTACGCCTTATGCGATTACGTTCTTCGCGAAACTATCGGTGATCCTGCTGATGCTGTTACAGTTCTTTATCCTGTTTAACCTGGGCATCTATCTCAACGGGGTGCTACCCGCACTATTACCGGGCGTCGATTACCCGGCTGCTGCTTTTCCGTTTTCTACATTCCTGGCCGGTAGCGGCAAGTTCCTGCTCGCCAGTTTACCCATCATTACACTACAGTATTTGTTGAGTTTACAATTCAAAAACTTCCTGGTGCCGGTGGGCGTTGGCTTCGGATTATATGTAGCTTCCATGATCGCCGTATCCTGGAAGTATGGATACCTGCTGCCTTACATTTACAATATACGCTCCTTACAGGGCCGCGAGCTGGCCGGCAATACAGGAGCGAACATTTACCATTTTGCTGCGGGATACGCGCTGATCTTCCTGGTATTGAGTTTTGTATTATATCTTCATAAAAAAGAAAAAGGGTGA
- a CDS encoding sensor histidine kinase — MRKTAIILLHISYWCMYLLLICLFFLILPRANKQALSFSGLLSMMFLSPFVLMTIVPGVTAFYSYYFLLFNRFLLRKRFVPLAAGAIMFSLLSGAIPIIVMSLPVPWHFAGSIREKIIMAVIVAILGTIHGVIAIVMKGFISWYGDIKLKEDLQKKNYETELALVKSQINPHFLFNTINNIDVLIGLDADKASLYLNKLSDIMRFMLYETKSDLIPLSKELSYIDKYIELQKIRSSNAHYVTYEVAGEAGNTMISPMLFISYIENAFKHSEHRKSENAIDIHIWIEKENVRFTCTNKYSRQLPDRGEHNGLGNELLRKRLTLLYPDRHTLHIENSGGTYSVTLSLQTNGN; from the coding sequence GTGAGAAAAACGGCCATCATACTTCTTCATATCAGTTACTGGTGCATGTACTTGTTGCTGATATGCCTCTTTTTCCTGATCCTGCCGAGGGCGAATAAGCAGGCGCTTTCGTTCTCTGGGCTGCTATCGATGATGTTCCTTTCTCCATTTGTGCTGATGACGATTGTGCCGGGAGTGACGGCGTTTTACAGCTACTATTTCCTGCTGTTCAATCGCTTCCTGCTGCGTAAACGTTTTGTACCATTGGCAGCAGGGGCCATAATGTTTTCACTACTTAGCGGCGCGATACCGATTATTGTCATGTCGTTACCCGTTCCATGGCATTTTGCGGGCAGTATAAGAGAAAAGATCATCATGGCAGTCATTGTAGCGATCCTGGGCACTATTCATGGCGTGATCGCCATAGTGATGAAAGGGTTTATTTCCTGGTATGGTGATATCAAACTGAAAGAAGATCTGCAAAAGAAGAACTATGAAACCGAACTGGCACTGGTGAAGTCGCAGATCAATCCGCACTTTCTCTTTAACACGATCAATAATATCGATGTACTGATAGGCCTGGATGCGGACAAAGCCTCGCTGTACCTCAACAAGCTGTCGGACATCATGCGTTTTATGCTCTACGAAACAAAGTCCGACCTGATCCCCTTATCAAAAGAACTGTCGTATATCGACAAGTACATTGAGCTGCAAAAGATCCGATCTTCCAATGCCCATTATGTGACATACGAAGTAGCGGGTGAGGCAGGGAATACGATGATCAGTCCCATGCTGTTCATCTCCTATATTGAAAATGCCTTTAAACACTCGGAACACCGGAAGTCGGAGAATGCGATCGATATTCATATCTGGATCGAAAAAGAAAACGTAAGATTTACCTGCACCAATAAATACAGCCGCCAGCTGCCCGACCGCGGCGAGCATAACGGGCTTGGCAACGAACTGCTTCGTAAACGCCTTACACTACTGTATCCCGATCGCCATACGCTACATATTGAAAACAGCGGTGGCACCTATTCTGTGACTCTAAGCCTGCAAACAAATGGGAATTAG
- a CDS encoding (4Fe-4S)-binding protein, whose translation METMKYSNGEVTILWKPKACIHAGVCVRTLPKVYDPKARPWIRLEHATTAELVAQVARCPSGALSVQQDVEKDE comes from the coding sequence ATGGAAACAATGAAATATTCGAACGGGGAAGTAACCATCCTCTGGAAGCCGAAAGCTTGTATTCATGCCGGCGTTTGTGTAAGGACGTTGCCGAAGGTGTATGATCCGAAAGCGCGCCCATGGATACGATTGGAGCATGCGACGACTGCTGAACTGGTGGCGCAGGTGGCGAGGTGTCCGTCGGGGGCGTTGAGTGTTCAGCAAGATGTTGAAAAAGACGAATGA
- a CDS encoding ABC transporter ATP-binding protein — MYCLETSGLSHQFPGMGYALQDINLRVPQGAIYGFLGPNGAGKTTTLRLVLGLLRKQQGSIRFFGQSFQQQRSAILQKTGSLIESPSIYTHLTATENLEVWRKIYQSPKSRIDEVLRLTGLAHTGTRKAGRFSLGMKQRLGIAIAMLHAPSLLILDEPTNGLDPNGIIEIRELLKKLNKEQGLTILISSHLLPEIEKLATHVGIINNGRMLFQGRLQELNSYQQRSAMTKFDTGDAQQAAALLAAYHPVIESGQLLLPAGSAKHTAQINRELVQHGMDVYGIHTVQNDLESIFMQLINP, encoded by the coding sequence ATGTATTGCCTCGAAACATCCGGCCTTAGTCACCAGTTTCCCGGTATGGGTTACGCCTTGCAGGACATTAACCTGCGGGTGCCGCAAGGGGCCATTTACGGTTTTTTAGGACCCAATGGAGCGGGCAAAACCACCACCCTGCGGTTGGTACTCGGCCTGCTGAGGAAACAACAGGGCAGCATCCGGTTTTTCGGTCAGTCGTTCCAGCAACAGCGGAGCGCCATCCTGCAAAAAACAGGCTCGCTGATCGAAAGCCCGTCTATCTACACGCACCTTACTGCGACGGAAAACCTGGAAGTATGGCGAAAGATCTACCAGTCACCCAAAAGCCGCATCGATGAGGTGTTACGACTTACCGGCCTGGCGCATACCGGTACCAGGAAGGCTGGGCGCTTTTCACTGGGCATGAAACAACGCCTGGGTATTGCTATCGCCATGCTGCACGCCCCTTCCCTGCTGATCCTCGACGAACCCACGAACGGCCTCGATCCCAATGGCATCATTGAAATCAGGGAACTGCTCAAAAAACTGAATAAGGAGCAAGGCCTGACGATCCTTATTTCCAGCCACCTGCTGCCCGAAATAGAAAAGCTGGCCACGCACGTGGGCATTATCAATAATGGCCGCATGTTGTTCCAGGGACGACTGCAGGAGCTTAACAGCTATCAGCAGCGGTCTGCCATGACCAAGTTCGACACCGGCGATGCGCAACAGGCGGCAGCGCTGTTAGCGGCATACCATCCCGTTATCGAGAGTGGGCAACTCCTGTTACCCGCCGGTAGTGCCAAACATACGGCACAAATCAACCGGGAGCTGGTGCAGCACGGCATGGACGTATATGGCATCCACACCGTTCAGAACGACCTCGAATCCATTTTCATGCAACTGATCAACCCCTAA
- a CDS encoding LytR/AlgR family response regulator transcription factor, with product MGISCIIVEDEPLAQERLRNYISRLPYLQLAACFENGIDALVYLKSNTTDLIFLDINIGELSGIRLLETAHPPCEVIITTAYHEYALKGFDLNVTDYLLKPFTFERFVQAVDKAQASLAKSSAAPGKKYIFVKTEYRLEKVMLSDILYIEGMRDYRKVHTIAKKIMTLQTFREFEQNIPPAIVCRVHKSYMVGIDKIDAIERDEISIAGNIIPISETYKKAFYQIVVGGSGK from the coding sequence ATGGGAATTAGCTGCATAATCGTCGAAGACGAACCACTGGCGCAGGAACGTTTGCGCAACTACATATCGAGGCTGCCTTATCTACAGCTGGCAGCCTGTTTCGAGAACGGCATCGATGCACTGGTATACCTGAAATCCAATACAACGGATCTCATCTTCCTGGACATCAATATCGGCGAGCTCTCCGGCATCCGCCTGCTCGAAACTGCCCATCCACCATGTGAGGTGATTATCACCACCGCCTATCATGAATATGCGCTGAAGGGGTTCGACCTTAACGTGACGGACTACCTGCTGAAGCCCTTTACATTTGAACGCTTCGTACAGGCCGTGGACAAGGCACAGGCCAGCCTGGCGAAATCATCAGCGGCACCCGGAAAGAAATACATCTTTGTAAAAACGGAATACAGGCTGGAAAAGGTGATGCTCAGCGACATCCTTTACATCGAAGGCATGCGCGATTACCGGAAGGTGCATACGATCGCTAAAAAAATCATGACCCTGCAGACCTTCAGGGAGTTTGAGCAGAACATTCCACCAGCCATTGTGTGCCGCGTGCATAAATCTTATATGGTGGGTATTGATAAGATAGATGCCATTGAACGCGATGAAATATCGATCGCGGGGAATATCATCCCTATTTCGGAGACTTATAAGAAGGCGTTTTATCAGATTGTGGTGGGTGGTTCGGGGAAATGA
- a CDS encoding endo-1,4-beta-xylanase — MTTAIRLLLAATLLCGTARAQQGLKDHYKSYFPIGVAITPAHLKDSSLTTFIRTHFNSLTAENAMKMEPIHPEERRYNWAGADAIVQFATANGLKVRGHTLCWHNQAPKWMFYDAAGQLVSKEVLLARLRKHIFDVVGRYKGKIYAWDVVNEAISDAPGEWLRNSLWHQICGEDFIAQAFLYAHEADPEAVLFYNDYNTEDPVKREKVYRLIKKLRDAHVPVQAVGLQAHWSVKNPTRELLETAIKQYASLGVKLQVTELDVSVFTNDKATAPPENWEEQQANQYDMFFQVFRQYRDVITGVTFWNLSDRSSWLDNFPVRGRKNYPLLFDEKLQPKKAYYRVAQ, encoded by the coding sequence ATGACTACCGCCATAAGACTACTCCTGGCCGCCACACTGCTGTGCGGCACCGCCCGTGCACAACAGGGACTCAAAGATCATTACAAGTCTTACTTCCCGATTGGGGTAGCGATTACGCCTGCACACCTGAAGGACTCGTCGCTCACCACATTCATCCGCACACACTTCAACAGCCTCACGGCCGAAAATGCCATGAAGATGGAGCCCATACACCCGGAAGAGCGCCGGTACAACTGGGCGGGAGCCGACGCCATTGTGCAGTTTGCGACGGCGAACGGTTTAAAAGTGAGGGGCCATACGCTCTGCTGGCATAACCAGGCGCCAAAGTGGATGTTTTACGACGCTGCCGGTCAGCTGGTGAGCAAAGAAGTGCTTTTAGCCCGTCTGCGTAAACACATCTTCGACGTAGTGGGCCGGTACAAGGGAAAGATATATGCCTGGGATGTGGTGAACGAAGCCATCTCCGATGCGCCGGGCGAATGGCTGCGCAACTCATTGTGGCACCAGATATGCGGCGAAGACTTTATAGCGCAGGCGTTCTTGTACGCACATGAAGCCGACCCGGAGGCCGTATTGTTTTACAATGATTATAATACAGAGGACCCGGTAAAACGGGAAAAAGTATACCGGCTTATCAAAAAGCTGCGGGACGCGCATGTGCCCGTGCAGGCGGTCGGCTTGCAGGCGCACTGGTCGGTGAAGAATCCTACACGTGAATTGCTCGAAACGGCGATCAAACAATACGCGTCACTGGGCGTAAAATTGCAGGTGACAGAGCTGGATGTATCGGTGTTTACGAACGACAAAGCAACAGCACCGCCCGAAAACTGGGAGGAGCAACAGGCCAATCAGTATGATATGTTCTTCCAGGTATTCAGGCAGTACCGTGATGTGATCACGGGCGTTACGTTCTGGAACTTGTCTGACCGGTCGAGCTGGCTGGATAACTTCCCGGTGCGCGGAAGAAAAAACTACCCTTTGCTGTTCGATGAAAAACTGCAGCCTAAGAAGGCGTACTATAGGGTTGCGCAATAA
- a CDS encoding Crp/Fnr family transcriptional regulator, whose translation MYQAFFDYLKKFSAEPLTEEEKALIIQTFTPFKLRKKQFLLQAGDRCKYFAFIVKGAMRMYTVDDKGIEHIVRLGVEDWWMGDRESFVMLTPSRYHIDAWEHCELLYITMEGTLELQNKVPAFREMKMKLDERNMMANNRRLTSAISSTADKRYLDFVECYPELCERFPQHIIASYLGVNKDTLSRVKRQRNLK comes from the coding sequence ATGTACCAGGCCTTTTTTGACTACCTGAAGAAATTTAGTGCTGAACCGCTGACAGAAGAGGAGAAAGCATTGATCATCCAGACCTTCACGCCCTTTAAACTCCGGAAAAAACAATTCCTGTTACAGGCGGGAGACCGCTGCAAATACTTCGCATTTATCGTGAAAGGTGCCATGCGGATGTATACGGTAGATGACAAAGGGATAGAACACATTGTGCGGCTCGGCGTGGAAGACTGGTGGATGGGTGACCGGGAAAGTTTTGTGATGCTCACCCCTAGCCGCTACCACATCGATGCCTGGGAGCATTGCGAGTTACTGTACATCACCATGGAAGGCACGCTGGAACTTCAAAATAAAGTACCTGCCTTCCGGGAAATGAAAATGAAGCTGGACGAGCGTAATATGATGGCGAACAACCGTCGCCTGACGTCCGCGATCAGCTCCACGGCAGACAAACGTTACCTTGATTTTGTGGAATGTTATCCTGAACTCTGCGAGCGTTTCCCGCAGCATATTATTGCTTCTTATTTGGGTGTTAATAAGGATACGCTGAGTCGTGTGAAGCGGCAGCGGAATTTGAAGTAG